Proteins from a genomic interval of Chloroflexota bacterium:
- a CDS encoding SUMF1/EgtB/PvdO family nonheme iron enzyme, producing the protein MMTELHQLGRYQIETHIGSGAYADVYKATDTALDRVVALKVLKPALLADSDAFSRFVQEAKNMAELTHPQIAWVWDVGEQDGRYFIAMRYADGPALAQILAKRKKLSWEEALEIIQQIAAALDFAHRKGVIHRDVKPQNILIAKEDGAVLGDFGIAKAFHVSGMTTNTGAVMGTPAYIAPEIWNGQTASAASDQYSLACVCSEMLTGKTLFEGNTPEAVIAGHLVKGPELPVEWPKGVPAAAKSILMKALARDPQARYASAGQFASALKDNQSTPLKEPAIPRKIPLTQRKLSPKLIQAGIAALVIVAVAAGLFSGWQYLQNQRTEPILEEVFVPAETPTPAYTTEISPKDGMVMVYVPAGKFWMGSADDDEIVENDEKPRHQVDLDAYWIDQTEVTNAMYLQCVNAGTCMDNGSSSLLAVEYAQHPVTHMSWYDANTYCAWAGRRLPTEAEWEKAARGDQWLIYPWGNEFNCKNANASDAGSCDGYEETAPVGSFLAGVSPYGVLDMAGNVWEWVSSLYEGYPYDAEDGRENMDAGDKRVLRGGSWFNHGNLLRVAYRGSNVPSLRNYLIGFRCARSVTP; encoded by the coding sequence ATGATGACCGAACTACACCAACTCGGACGCTATCAAATCGAAACCCACATTGGCAGCGGTGCCTATGCCGATGTTTACAAAGCCACGGACACGGCTCTAGACCGCGTCGTGGCGCTGAAAGTACTCAAACCAGCGTTGCTGGCAGACAGCGATGCCTTCAGCCGTTTCGTGCAAGAAGCCAAAAATATGGCAGAGTTGACGCATCCGCAAATCGCCTGGGTGTGGGATGTAGGCGAACAAGATGGACGCTATTTCATTGCCATGCGTTATGCGGATGGCCCGGCGCTAGCCCAAATATTAGCCAAACGAAAAAAGCTCTCTTGGGAGGAAGCCTTGGAAATTATCCAGCAGATCGCCGCCGCCCTCGATTTTGCCCACCGCAAAGGCGTTATTCATCGTGATGTGAAACCGCAAAATATCCTTATTGCTAAAGAAGATGGCGCCGTGCTGGGTGATTTTGGGATTGCCAAAGCGTTTCATGTCAGCGGGATGACGACCAATACAGGTGCCGTTATGGGAACGCCTGCCTATATCGCTCCCGAAATTTGGAACGGTCAGACAGCCAGCGCAGCCAGCGACCAATATTCTTTGGCCTGTGTATGCAGCGAAATGCTGACCGGGAAAACCTTATTTGAGGGGAATACACCAGAAGCAGTGATTGCCGGACATCTGGTTAAGGGGCCGGAACTGCCAGTTGAATGGCCCAAAGGCGTGCCTGCCGCGGCCAAAAGTATATTGATGAAAGCACTAGCGCGTGATCCACAAGCGCGCTACGCAAGTGCAGGGCAATTTGCAAGCGCCCTAAAAGACAATCAATCTACCCCATTGAAAGAACCTGCAATACCTAGGAAAATCCCATTAACGCAACGAAAACTTTCTCCTAAATTGATACAAGCGGGCATAGCTGCGCTGGTAATTGTGGCAGTAGCCGCCGGATTATTTTCGGGCTGGCAGTATTTACAAAATCAGCGAACGGAACCTATTCTTGAAGAAGTATTTGTCCCAGCAGAAACACCCACTCCAGCATACACAACAGAAATATCGCCCAAAGATGGCATGGTGATGGTCTACGTGCCGGCAGGTAAGTTCTGGATGGGCTCCGCCGATGATGATGAAATAGTTGAAAATGATGAAAAGCCCCGCCATCAGGTTGATCTTGATGCCTACTGGATTGATCAGACGGAAGTGACCAATGCCATGTATTTGCAATGTGTGAATGCAGGAACTTGCATGGATAATGGATCGAGCAGTTTATTGGCTGTTGAATATGCTCAACATCCAGTAACGCATATGAGCTGGTATGATGCGAACACATATTGCGCTTGGGCAGGCAGAAGATTGCCTACCGAAGCTGAGTGGGAAAAAGCAGCTCGTGGAGACCAATGGCTGATATATCCGTGGGGTAATGAATTCAATTGTAAAAATGCCAACGCAAGTGATGCTGGTTCTTGTGATGGTTATGAAGAAACTGCGCCGGTTGGCAGTTTTCTGGCCGGAGTTAGCCCCTATGGCGTGCTAGATATGGCCGGGAATGTGTGGGAGTGGGTGTCATCGTTGTATGAAGGGTATCCGTATGATGCAGAAGATGGGCGAGAGAATATGGACGCTGGTGATAAACGCGTTCTGCGTGGCGGTTCCTGGTTCAATCATGGAAACCTCCTGCGGGTTGCCTATCGCGGCAGCAACGTACCATCGCTTAGGAACTACCTCATCGGTTTCCGTTGCGCCCGCTCAGTGACCCCGTAG